The Primulina tabacum isolate GXHZ01 chromosome 1, ASM2559414v2, whole genome shotgun sequence genome contains the following window.
ttttcatgtgtaaaatgaccgtttttcctctaaaaccctaactttctcaatttattcttagaccttaaaacgacgtCCCAAATCTATCCAAGCTTAACATAATACCTTAAAATgcacccataaatatttttcagacaTAAATTTATGCTCCTCaactaatttctcaattcgtATTTAAAACTTAGACATGCATCCCGTTTTTAACCGTATTAACTCGAAACTTAAACAAATCTTAgcaaacttgaaccataacttattaacacctaataatatcatatacaatCCAAATACAACCCTTTAAGAACTTTGATCAAGCCTAGGACAGCTGCTGAACTTTACTTGCCATAGGTTCGAACCCTAGCTTGACAACCCTACCTATCCTTCGACTCCAGCCCATAACCACTTGGTCCAGACCCTAGTTGATATTCCTAAGACCTTGACCACACCGTAGGACCCGACTTAAATGAGCCTACAACAGCTAGCATGACACAGCCACCAAGCCGTCCCCTAACCATGCGCGCGACCTCCCTATAACCCTATGGATCATTCTCCTTGCAGCAGCCTTCCTTCCAGCAAAATAGGaccaccatgcaaccctcttaGTTCCCCTGGAcacagcccttaaccaccacaAAGCCACCCCCTTTAAGCAACCTCAAGGAAAAAACCCTAGGACTTTAAAATCCCATATTTTCGTTCACCTTCTTGTCCTAACGTTTCCAGCTCTTAAACATGCATCTCATGACCCTTAaccatgtggaaaaacatccttTCTATTAACCCTATCATGGCAGCCCATTTGCGTTTATTGCGCTCGAAAAACGACTTGCAATGCAAGGGACGTCGACGAGGGAAGGACCTTGCTAAAATCTACTTCAAATTCACATGATTTTCCTTAAAacaaacgtgtgtgtgtgttgctTGGCTGATGAAGAGTCATAGTGTGTGTTGAGTGCATAAGTTATGTGTGTTTAAGTATGGTTTATTAGCttaaagttttatataaaacacATGGcgcaagcttaggcccattaacctagTATAGTAGACCCATTAGCCTTATtagataataattaaaatattttacttgGGAAAGTTTGTGAAAGTATTAGCCAGTACTCAAAAAGTCCCAATCTTCATCGTAAAATGATTACAGGTTTAAATTACGACTCGGAGCAtgaaaaaatctcaaaatacctcattttcataaatttccaataaaatataccatatattaaaaaattaaaaataattatttaataaaaatattttccatctTATGGCCCCTGGTCCCCGCTCTTCGTTCCTCGATATCGTCTCGAATAACATtcaaaaacacagttttatgcattctaatataaaactatctttttaaacatgtaatcaaTGTACAacatatttaattcatgcaattaaaacaatttaattagtcatttttcattttttctatatttgcatgcagttagATTATGTTATCGTGGTTTAGACTTTACAATACATGtctcccttaaataaaatttcatcctcgaaattaaaaaaTACCGAATAACTCaaggtagcgactcctcatgtcccTCTCGATTTCCCAAGTAGCATCTTTCTCtgagtgatttagccacttgactttaaCTATTTGTATAACCTTGTTTCAGAGTCTTATTTGTTGCCTCTACAAAATTTGTTTGGGTCTTTCCTTGTATAAAATATTCGGAATCAATGGCAGAGGCTCATAATTTAGTGCATGTGAAAATTTTGACATGTACTTCCACAGGATcgagatatggaacacattatgtactCCAGCTAGCATTGGTGGCAACGCCACCCTATAGGCTAATTTCCCAATCTTCTCTAAAATCTCAAACAGCACAATGAATCTCGAGCTGAGTTTGCCTCTCTTGCCAAATCTtgtaacacctttcataggtgctactttcACGAATACGTGgtcacccactgcaaactctagttCTCTTTGTAGCTTGTTAGCATAGCTCTTTTGTTGGCTTTTTATTGTCTTCATCCTTtctcggattttgactactagttCCGTTgtttgcttgatcaagtccggACCAAATTCCCCTCTtccaccaacctcgtcccaatatatatgcgatctacacttcctcccatataGTGCCTCTGAAGAAGCCATTCCAATAGACGATtggtagctattgttataggtgaactctgtCACTCCCCTGAGACCGAGGCGTCGGTGATATCCGGCATTgttaatcaaataacaataagcCTCGAAGAAAATAGCCAAATACCAGTCTATTTCATAGATTTCCATTGTCTTTACAAATGAAGAAAAATACAGAGGATGCGGAAGCGAAAAGTACAAACATTACTAAGAAAGACAAAGGAACACTAATAGGCTTGAACATCCATAACTTGAATTCCTTCCTTCTAGCTCTttaccagccccaaaattgatcCTGCTCCTTTTGTTATACCTGTTCTTCATTCTCATCTGGAGAGGGACGTAAGGAGGGTGagcgttttgggaaacactcagcaaatGAAGTCGATCGAATACAAGAAAACATTTAGtaaataatacttttaaaacCTGCTTATTTTTAGATAACATAGTATATCAGAGTTGAATGAAAAGAAGTCAAACATTGAACAAATCAAAGCTTCAGAGTTGGATGAGCATAAATCAGATTTAGAACAAATCAGAACTTCGAATCAGAACTTATCAGACAAACAAATTATAATGATCATGGGCTATCCATGATTTTGGGCTCCCTCTAATGTCTTATCATGTAAATTGGCACCCTCTGTGGCTTTTTCCCACatcaggctccctctggggccttctcccatagataggctccctctggggcctttgcCCTCACAGGATTTCCTGATGCATCATTATCAGATTCATACTTATAACTTGTCATTCAGAGACGGATTGGTTCGAACAGAGCGACACCGATACAGAACGAAACGCAGGGCATGAACTAACAACGGACGGAATGAAACAATTTTGAAGCAACTTAGAATTTTGAAATCATCACTTGTACATAACATAGAGTAGACgatcaaattttaaaacatacataatctttaaaacataaaaaccCACTTACACTTAATTCAAAATTGCGGCTTGAAATTGCTTGCTAATAGGACGAAGTAATGGCCGAATCTTGGGTAGCGTTTTGCCAAATTTTTAAGTAGAGTCTTTTGTCATTTTAGCAGAACTtggatgtatttttttttagcaCAAAGAATCGCACGAAGCTTTCTCCTTTTCCCTTGCCTTGGACGAAATATGGAGAGAATTGAGTGGGGATTTGAGTGTGTTGTTTGCTACAACTCATGGTAGTATTTATATGTGAAAAATGACCCTTCTCCTTGCCTTCATTCAGCCATCCAAGACCCTTCAAATTCCCCCAAAGATGATGGTCCAAATTGCTTCAAAATGATCAAAGTTTATCCAAAACAAAAGGTCACTTTGGTGTACTCAATGGTCACTTCTTACACCTGATTATATCCAACTTTTAGCGCCTTTTATGGCTATATTTTTATCTCTTTTAGGACAAACATCAATGTGTTCCCTTGATCTGGGGGTTTAagctcatgagctaggggttttctcCCATGAATGAATGAGCTTCCTTGAGGGtagggttttagcttgtgagctaAGGGTTTCTtcaatgagcttccttgagtTGATGGTTTCATTCAATGAGCGACGTCCTATTAATAATTATGGTTTTGCAttgcttcattttcttttgagcTACTTTTCGATCTCTTTGAGGTGATTTGATTCGAAAATCCGGGTCCTCACATCTCACCCtctttattggaagtttcgtcctcgaaacttgagtttGCTTATTCTTCGAAAAGGTAAGGATACAGGTTGCGCATCTTCTCCTCTAGTTTCCATGTTGATTCCCGCTCTGTATTGTTTGACCACTGTACTTTTACATACGGAATGGTCCGGTGTCGCagaacttgttattttgtgtccaCTATATACCGATAGGGACTTATTCGTATATCAATTCTTCATTCAGGTTTCCGTCAAGTAGTAGAGGTGAGACCTCAAGGATATGACTCGAGTCAGGAATGTATCTTCTCAGTTGCGAAACGAGGAAAATGTTTTGGATTCTTGACATTTATGGCATCAAGGCTAGTTGATAAGTTAAGGTTCCAACTCTTTCAAGAATCTCGAAGGGTCTGACGTATCTTGGGTTCATTTTCCCGAGCGGACCAATCCCTTCATAGGTGAAACCTACATAGGTCTTGTCTCTGACTTCAAACTCCAACGGCATTCTTTTCAAGTCAGCCAGCTCTTTTTTCGGTCCTGAGCCGCTTTGAgtttgtaaggtccaggaatttaattcgcgtaacctgaatgcatgcaatctaggatttttaatttatatattttttaattattttatgcataattcatgcatgataggatttaattcatgaaattttaaaagt
Protein-coding sequences here:
- the LOC142509323 gene encoding uncharacterized protein LOC142509323, with amino-acid sequence MEIYEIDWYLAIFFEAYCYLINNAGYHRRLGLRGVTEFTYNNSYQSSIGMASSEALYGRKCRSHIYWDEVGGRGEFGPDLIKQTTELVVKIRERMKTIKSQQKSYANKLQRELEFAVGDHVFVKVAPMKGVTRFGKRGKLSSRFIVLFEILEKIGKLAYRVALPPMLAGVHNVFHISILWKYMSKFSHALNYEPLPLIPNILYKERPKQIL